In Chitinophaga nivalis, a single genomic region encodes these proteins:
- a CDS encoding DUF6929 family protein: MQATVTLLQTALLPDFPSGSAIVYHQDKLYLVGDDATYVRVMDTQYQEIARIPLFETTVPRIPKAQKADLEAAVIREWEGVTTLLLIGSAATPQREQLISIPLSNAGTPLFYPNPLIPALQQAGLTELNIEGATIIGDKLVWANRGNDTHRTNHLLVTVPDIETTAAPISLTMIAVDTGIKDTPLFTGISELCYVAQHDLLLLAVSVEATANAYDDGEIGDSYIAWITNVSTRLHHRALTCDGYVALGAVSEVLKQQKIEGICVESITADSWILHLASDNDAGATGLFRISFRLTS; the protein is encoded by the coding sequence ATGCAAGCCACCGTAACCTTATTGCAAACAGCTTTGCTGCCGGACTTTCCTTCCGGATCAGCTATAGTATATCATCAGGACAAACTTTACCTGGTGGGCGACGATGCCACCTATGTGCGGGTAATGGACACCCAGTACCAGGAAATAGCCCGCATTCCGCTTTTTGAGACAACAGTTCCCCGCATTCCCAAGGCGCAGAAGGCCGACCTGGAAGCGGCTGTGATACGGGAATGGGAAGGTGTAACTACTTTATTGCTGATTGGTTCCGCGGCCACCCCGCAACGGGAACAACTCATCTCCATCCCGTTATCCAACGCTGGCACCCCGCTCTTTTATCCCAATCCGCTGATACCGGCATTACAACAGGCCGGGTTAACGGAACTGAATATAGAAGGGGCTACGATCATTGGTGATAAACTGGTGTGGGCCAACCGGGGCAACGATACCCATCGTACCAATCACCTGCTGGTGACGGTACCGGACATAGAAACAACGGCAGCACCCATATCGTTGACCATGATAGCGGTGGATACCGGTATTAAAGATACCCCGCTGTTTACCGGCATATCGGAACTGTGTTACGTGGCACAGCACGACCTGCTGTTACTGGCGGTATCGGTGGAAGCCACGGCCAATGCCTATGACGACGGGGAAATCGGAGATAGTTATATTGCCTGGATAACGAATGTCAGTACCCGGCTGCACCACCGGGCACTTACCTGCGACGGATACGTGGCTTTAGGCGCTGTCAGTGAGGTATTGAAACAACAGAAAATAGAAGGCATCTGTGTGGAATCCATCACAGCTGATTCCTGGATATTACACCTGGCCTCCGATAACGATGCCGGCGCTACAGGCTTATTCCGCATCAGCTTCCGGCTCACTTCTTAA
- a CDS encoding SusC/RagA family TonB-linked outer membrane protein, translating to MYLIYARTCKKKWLRAFFMLALWLPLTVWAQEKSVSVTGIVQNERKEVLPGISVIARNSNTGVETAAQSNGAGIFTFTGLPAGGPYTFRFTAIGFETRQLAGQVIQAGKPLQLTIVLQEATSALNQVVVVGYGIQRRQAITGAVTSIRAADLKDQPVTSFGQAIAGKLPGVQVIQNSGAPGGSISIRIRGLNSISAGTDPLYVIDGIPLSNDLKNLQGSTDVVNITGQASFQKAPDPLSTLNSDDIASIDVLKDAAASAIYGSRAANGVVLITTKKGKISGPPAFSYNMYAGFQQVSKKIKMLDAYQWAKLTFDAKNTAYLDNVPGAKITDDNATRGNANYQLPPEILPYLQGQPGLTNTDWQDALFRNAPVQNHTLSAAGGNDKFQYYISGNYFDQQGVIINSGYKRYGLRANLTAALTPKLKVGVTVNPTVDHYDLVNSEGPWTFDGILSNALKASPIFPVYNADGTFATNKQNTWAYGYSGGENPVALASQIYDKMDHIRNLGSVYGEYEIIKGLKFKTFFAADINHFSRNFFRPSTLGSYKPVQQAAPTIPKGSAQTALAVNWIWENTLNYQFEIGSRHKFDVLAGYTSQKNNTRASETLGTGFPNDAVRTINAATITSGTSSESQWSLLSYLGRVNYSFADKYFLSGSIRSDGSSRFGAHNKWGYFPAVSAGWLISNEGFFKVPFISELKARISYGSSGNFQIANYGAYDLMASNNYVLGPGTGTAVNGVGVTQPGNPDLTWEKTVQLNAGIDIGLLSNRIYLSADYYRATTSDLLLNVPVPLSSGFGTALKNVGKVQNSGFEFGVTSRNLTGALVWNTSFNISANKNKVLQLGSTNAPIISDGGNGTISQLYITQVGAPIGSYYGYVNGGVFRDAEEVKGYPHYPTAKPGDRRFVDVKEDGKIDANDRTTIGSYFPDFIWGLTNEFRYKNFDLTVSLQAVQGNEILNLQRRFLFNAEGNGNQMAEVMSYWKSPTDPGDGNAMRANRVTNANSAQISSFHVEDGSFVRLRNLTIGYTIDPKVVRNKINGLRIYVSGQNIYTWTRYTGYNPEVNARPDSPLSQGEDYGTYPLPRTFTAGLNLTF from the coding sequence ATGTATCTTATTTACGCACGCACGTGTAAGAAAAAATGGTTACGTGCTTTTTTTATGCTGGCTTTATGGTTGCCTTTAACAGTATGGGCACAGGAAAAAAGTGTAAGCGTGACCGGTATCGTGCAAAACGAACGCAAAGAAGTATTGCCGGGCATCTCCGTCATCGCCCGCAACAGTAACACCGGCGTGGAAACCGCCGCCCAATCCAATGGAGCGGGCATCTTCACTTTTACCGGATTACCAGCCGGCGGCCCGTATACTTTTCGTTTTACGGCGATTGGCTTTGAAACAAGACAGCTGGCCGGACAAGTCATCCAGGCCGGCAAACCCCTGCAACTAACCATTGTACTCCAGGAAGCTACTTCCGCCCTGAACCAGGTAGTGGTAGTCGGTTACGGTATACAGCGGCGGCAGGCTATTACAGGTGCCGTAACGTCTATCCGTGCTGCTGACCTGAAAGATCAGCCAGTGACCAGCTTTGGCCAGGCCATTGCGGGTAAACTGCCCGGTGTACAGGTTATTCAGAACAGCGGTGCCCCCGGTGGTAGTATCAGTATCCGTATCCGCGGCCTGAACTCCATTTCCGCCGGTACCGATCCACTCTATGTAATAGATGGTATTCCGCTTTCCAACGACCTGAAAAACCTGCAGGGAAGCACCGATGTGGTGAACATCACAGGCCAGGCTTCTTTTCAGAAAGCGCCAGACCCGTTGAGCACCCTCAACAGCGATGATATTGCCAGTATCGATGTGCTGAAAGATGCGGCTGCCTCGGCCATCTATGGCTCCCGCGCCGCTAATGGCGTGGTGCTGATTACCACCAAAAAAGGTAAAATATCCGGCCCGCCCGCTTTCTCCTATAATATGTATGCCGGCTTTCAGCAGGTCAGCAAAAAAATAAAAATGCTGGACGCCTATCAATGGGCGAAACTCACCTTCGATGCTAAAAACACCGCCTACCTCGACAATGTACCCGGTGCAAAAATCACGGATGATAATGCCACCCGTGGTAACGCTAACTATCAGCTACCCCCGGAAATCCTGCCTTATCTGCAAGGACAGCCCGGCCTGACGAATACCGACTGGCAGGACGCGCTGTTCCGCAATGCGCCGGTACAAAATCATACCCTGTCTGCTGCCGGTGGCAACGACAAATTCCAGTACTACATCTCCGGAAATTATTTCGATCAGCAAGGTGTGATCATTAACTCCGGCTATAAAAGATATGGGCTGCGGGCCAACCTCACAGCAGCGCTGACACCAAAACTCAAGGTAGGCGTGACCGTTAATCCTACGGTAGACCACTACGACCTGGTGAACAGTGAAGGCCCCTGGACCTTCGACGGTATCCTCAGTAATGCCCTGAAAGCATCTCCCATTTTCCCGGTATATAATGCAGATGGCACCTTTGCCACCAACAAACAAAATACCTGGGCCTATGGCTATTCCGGCGGAGAAAACCCGGTAGCACTGGCTTCGCAGATCTACGATAAAATGGATCATATCCGCAACCTGGGTAGTGTATATGGTGAATATGAAATCATCAAAGGCCTGAAGTTTAAAACCTTCTTTGCCGCAGATATCAATCATTTCAGCCGCAATTTTTTCCGCCCTTCCACATTGGGTAGCTACAAACCGGTACAACAGGCGGCGCCTACCATCCCTAAAGGATCGGCACAAACTGCCCTGGCAGTCAACTGGATCTGGGAAAATACCCTGAACTACCAGTTCGAAATCGGCTCCCGGCATAAATTCGATGTGCTGGCAGGATATACCTCTCAGAAAAATAATACCCGCGCGAGCGAAACATTGGGAACCGGATTTCCCAATGATGCCGTAAGAACTATCAACGCTGCCACTATTACCAGCGGCACTTCTTCGGAGTCGCAGTGGTCTTTGCTGTCTTACCTGGGCCGCGTGAACTACAGTTTTGCCGATAAATACTTTCTGTCCGGTAGCATCCGCAGCGACGGTTCCTCCCGTTTTGGCGCCCACAACAAGTGGGGCTATTTCCCGGCTGTTTCCGCCGGATGGCTCATCAGTAATGAAGGCTTCTTTAAGGTGCCCTTTATTTCTGAACTGAAAGCCAGGATCAGCTACGGTAGCAGCGGTAACTTCCAGATCGCCAACTACGGCGCCTACGACCTGATGGCCTCCAATAACTATGTACTCGGGCCAGGCACAGGTACCGCTGTGAATGGCGTAGGGGTAACACAGCCCGGGAATCCGGACCTGACCTGGGAGAAAACCGTGCAACTCAATGCCGGTATCGACATTGGCCTGCTCTCCAACCGGATCTATCTCAGCGCCGACTACTACCGGGCCACTACTTCCGACTTATTACTCAATGTACCGGTGCCGCTGAGCTCCGGATTCGGCACTGCTTTGAAGAATGTAGGTAAAGTACAGAACAGCGGATTTGAATTTGGGGTAACCTCCCGTAACCTCACCGGTGCGTTGGTATGGAATACCAGCTTCAATATTTCCGCCAACAAAAACAAAGTATTACAATTGGGTAGTACCAATGCGCCGATTATCTCTGATGGTGGTAACGGTACTATTTCCCAGCTATATATTACCCAGGTAGGCGCGCCTATTGGCAGCTACTACGGCTATGTAAACGGGGGTGTCTTCCGCGATGCGGAAGAGGTGAAAGGATACCCGCATTATCCTACTGCCAAACCCGGCGACCGCCGGTTTGTAGATGTGAAAGAGGATGGTAAGATAGATGCGAACGACAGAACTACCATCGGCAGCTACTTCCCGGATTTTATCTGGGGGCTGACCAACGAATTCCGCTACAAAAACTTCGACCTCACGGTATCCCTGCAGGCGGTACAGGGCAATGAAATCCTCAATCTGCAACGTCGCTTCCTCTTCAACGCGGAAGGTAACGGCAATCAGATGGCGGAAGTAATGAGCTACTGGAAGTCGCCCACCGACCCAGGTGATGGCAATGCCATGAGAGCCAATCGGGTGACCAATGCCAACAGTGCACAGATCAGTTCCTTCCACGTGGAAGACGGTTCTTTTGTCAGATTGCGTAACCTCACCATCGGCTACACCATCGATCCGAAAGTAGTCCGCAATAAAATCAACGGGCTGCGTATCTATGTATCCGGACAAAATATCTACACCTG
- a CDS encoding aminotransferase-like domain-containing protein translates to MLPFQTLLQPDKQLKQHVYQQIAGRLINLIQEGILQPGSYLPGSRVMADLLQLHRKTVIAAYEELLSQDWIVAIPRKGMMVATNLPLMKPRSYQPAVSPYAQTPGFRFNTQIPSLPAQVAPTKTRLVVNDGAPDVRLAPLEEWIKACRSIIQSPQYPKRLTQGPTAGSENLRQETIRYLSHTRGLRLDLQNILITRGAQMAIYLAASLLVKKGDAVIVASPNYFYADQCFEQLGAQLLRVPADQDGIDTDAVEQLCRTRKIRCLYIISHHHHPTTVTLSAVRRMKLLQLIRTYQLAVIEDDYDYDYHYPTAPILPLASADHGGHVIYIGSMTKSLGLSIRIGYMIAPAAFIEAATALRRLMDLRGDNLSEEALALLLADGTIERHLKKSNKIYHERRDLLCRLLTAKLGDAVDFVPPNGGMALWLPFHRRHPLPVLATKAAAQGVAISDGAHYNYGGLSLNALRFGFASLNPKEITTVVNILAGILQT, encoded by the coding sequence ATGTTACCTTTTCAAACACTCCTGCAACCCGATAAGCAGCTGAAACAACACGTTTACCAGCAGATTGCCGGCCGCCTGATTAACCTGATCCAGGAAGGCATCCTGCAGCCCGGTAGCTATCTGCCCGGCAGCCGGGTTATGGCCGATCTATTACAGCTGCACCGCAAAACCGTGATCGCGGCCTATGAAGAGTTACTGAGCCAGGACTGGATTGTGGCCATCCCCCGCAAGGGCATGATGGTAGCCACCAATCTGCCGCTGATGAAGCCCAGGAGCTATCAACCGGCCGTATCGCCCTATGCACAAACGCCCGGCTTCCGGTTCAATACGCAGATTCCTTCGCTGCCAGCGCAGGTAGCGCCCACCAAAACCCGGTTGGTTGTCAATGATGGGGCACCTGACGTCAGACTGGCTCCCCTGGAAGAATGGATAAAGGCCTGCCGGAGCATTATCCAAAGTCCGCAATACCCCAAGCGCCTGACACAGGGGCCTACGGCAGGCAGTGAAAACCTGCGGCAGGAAACCATCCGGTATCTCAGCCACACCAGAGGCCTCCGGCTGGACCTGCAGAATATACTGATCACCAGAGGTGCGCAGATGGCCATTTACCTCGCCGCTTCTTTGCTGGTGAAGAAAGGAGACGCCGTGATTGTAGCCTCGCCCAATTACTTTTATGCAGACCAGTGTTTTGAGCAACTGGGTGCGCAACTCCTGCGGGTACCGGCAGACCAGGATGGCATTGATACAGATGCGGTGGAACAATTATGCCGCACCCGTAAGATCCGTTGTCTGTATATTATCAGTCACCACCACCACCCTACCACAGTCACGCTCAGTGCAGTGCGCCGTATGAAACTGTTACAGCTGATACGCACCTATCAGCTGGCCGTTATAGAAGATGACTATGATTACGACTACCACTACCCCACGGCCCCCATACTGCCGCTGGCCAGTGCAGACCATGGCGGTCATGTCATCTATATCGGCTCCATGACCAAATCGCTGGGCCTATCTATCCGTATCGGGTATATGATTGCGCCGGCAGCCTTCATTGAAGCTGCCACGGCTTTGCGTCGCCTGATGGACCTGCGTGGCGATAACCTGTCGGAAGAAGCCCTCGCCTTATTGCTGGCCGATGGGACGATTGAACGACACCTTAAAAAGTCCAACAAGATTTATCATGAAAGGCGGGATCTGTTATGCCGGCTATTGACAGCTAAATTAGGAGATGCCGTAGATTTTGTACCGCCGAATGGCGGCATGGCGTTATGGCTGCCCTTCCACCGCCGCCACCCACTGCCGGTACTGGCAACTAAAGCAGCCGCACAGGGCGTGGCCATCAGTGATGGCGCTCATTACAATTACGGTGGCCTGTCGTTGAATGCCCTGCGTTTCGGATTTGCCTCGCTTAATCCCAAAGAGATCACCACTGTGGTGAATATACTGGCAGGTATCTTACAAACGTGA
- a CDS encoding GNAT family N-acetyltransferase, translating to MRIVKTALDDASRQACSETLLHLRPHISPDRLVAQLKEMAEEGFHLIYLTADEDDTKVVTCAGYRYIHNLVNGRIIYIDDLVTLPAYQGKGYASVLLRHIKALAAEAGVQKVTLDSGHQRTTAHRLYLNHGYTITAHHFSQSLS from the coding sequence ATGAGAATCGTTAAAACAGCCCTGGACGATGCATCCCGGCAAGCCTGCAGTGAAACCCTCTTACACCTGCGTCCGCATATCTCTCCGGATCGCCTGGTAGCCCAGCTGAAAGAAATGGCGGAAGAAGGTTTTCACCTGATTTATCTCACTGCAGATGAAGATGACACCAAAGTGGTGACCTGCGCCGGTTATCGTTACATACATAACCTGGTCAATGGCAGGATTATTTATATTGATGACCTGGTAACCTTACCGGCCTATCAGGGAAAAGGCTATGCGTCGGTGTTGCTGCGGCATATTAAAGCACTGGCTGCTGAGGCAGGGGTGCAGAAGGTAACGCTGGATTCGGGCCATCAACGCACCACTGCCCACCGTCTATACCTGAACCATGGCTATACGATTACGGCTCATCACTTCTCGCAATCATTATCATAA